In the bacterium genome, GCTATCACCGGCCGGAAATTTGGCATCCCGACTATCGTGGCCCTGCCTCATGCAACTCAAAGGATTCCCGAGGGAAGTTATATCGAAATAGATGGATCGACCGGTATTGTGAAAATATTGGGTAATACCTGACCAACACTATGGGGAGGGAGTTTCATGGAGAAATCCGTCAGAAAAAAACCTGCCCTGGTATTTTTGTGGTATGTCAACGCCCGGTTCCCTGTCTGGGAGTATGGCGTTTATGCTGCCCTCTGGTTCTGTTCTTTGCTTGCAGGCTTTGCCTTATTTCAGGATAAACCGGCAGATGCCTTTTGTTCCCACTTTCGCGCAGGGTCTTTCGCGGAGTCCCTGGCAGGAATAGTGTGCGTTTACGGTCTTTTTTTATTTATGAGGACCGTGGATGAAATCAAGGACCTGGAATATGACCGGCAGTTTAAGCCGGACCGGCCTTTGCCCCAGGGGATCGTCACGATCCGTGACATGACCTTGTATCTTGCCGGGACCAGCATGGTTGTCATATCGTTAAGTTTTTGGATTCACTGGAAACTGACAATTGTAAGCATTATGATTATGGGGTATAGTCTCTTTCTCTTATGGCTGGAACATGCCTCGGAAAAATTCGCACAAACGATGTTTCTGAATCTGATGGTGGCTATCCAGTTAAAAGTGGGGGCGGCTCTTTATGTTTATCTGTTCTCCTCGCTGAAGGCTGCGGATCTTCCGTTTTTTTCTCTCTTCGGGTTGATTGCCGCTTTTATATGTGCTTACTTACAGTGGGAAATTGCGAGAAAAATCTGTCGGCACAAGTTCGCCGCTCCGGGTGAAAAGCTTTATTCAGAGATTGCCGGAACAGGTTTAAGCACTGGCATTTCACTGGGATTTTTAGTTACCGCCTGCTTTATGGTAACGGTCTTTTATGCCAATTGGCTGTTTTTGACTCCAATCCTGCCTCAGATTATCGGAGTCCTGCTTTTTCTGAAGGCCAAAGATAAAAAATTCCCCTTGGGGGCGACTGCACTTGCCGCTTATCTGTGGTTTTTAATTCTTGTTCTCAGCTATGCTTTTATTCAATCAGGCCTAATGGCGTACAGATAATATTGATCATAAGCCTTTGTAATTACTATTATCAAACCTCACTTCTATACGTATGCCGCTATCAAATCTCTAATGATTTACTAAATATTGACAGATAATATAACTGCTCAAAATTAAGATTATTAGTTTTGTTATGGATATTATTGCAGATAATTTAATTTTTATCTTGAAATTAAAGTGAGTTTATATTATCATTTTACTAAATGCTGGACAACTACTCCAAAGGGTTTTTTCCTGAGCCGAAGTTACTGAAAAATATACAACAATATAACATAAAGAGAGTATCAATTATGAGAATAACAGTCTCTTTAGCCTCAGAAAAACAAGTAGTTCTCCCTTTTGAGCATAATCAGATTCTCCAGGGAATGATTTATCATCATCTGCCCCCGGAAAGTGCAACACGACTTCATCAGGAAGGGTTCCTGCATCACAACAGGAAGTTTAAGCTGTTCACCTTTTCAAGGATTTTAACCAGTCCTCTGGTAGATACGTGTTCCCGGCAATTTATTTTTTCTAAAAACATTAAATTCGTCATCGCTTCACCTATCGGCTGGTTTATGCAGGACCTGGCTGAGCATTTGATCAGGCAGGATTTTGTGATGCTCGGAAGGAATAAACTGCGGCCTGAGTCCATCCATATTCATGTACCCCGGGAGTTGCCGGAAAAAATGAAAATCACGATGCTGTCCCCCATAACAGTTTACAGCACCATGCAAAAAGGAGATGGCCGAAAAAAAACCTATTATTTCTCTCCTTT is a window encoding:
- the cas6 gene encoding CRISPR-associated endoribonuclease Cas6; the encoded protein is MRITVSLASEKQVVLPFEHNQILQGMIYHHLPPESATRLHQEGFLHHNRKFKLFTFSRILTSPLVDTCSRQFIFSKNIKFVIASPIGWFMQDLAEHLIRQDFVMLGRNKLRPESIHIHVPRELPEKMKITMLSPITVYSTMQKGDGRKKTYYFSPFEPEFSEQIEANIQKKFEILNLEKCNYSLTITPLFSGNRNERILIYKDFVIKAWDGLYELEGRAELLDVAYNTGLGAKNSQGFGCFEVAADQESSHQETGEE